One window of Thermacetogenium phaeum DSM 12270 genomic DNA carries:
- a CDS encoding 4Fe-4S dicluster domain-containing protein: MAKTKGYLVDTTKCIACRGCVVACKQWNQLPAEQTRFTGSYQTVPDLTGNTFTIISFHEYEEDGRIRWYFAKRQCMHCLEPVCMKVCPQKAISITDTGAVVRDNDKCVGCQYCAAACPFHIPRYNPTTDKETKCSLCAERTAEGDLPACVKACITGALEYGNRDELLAKAKERVNNLIGDYPNANVYGETQAGGTNILYVLADVPGKYGFEEDPKVSTAITAWQNVIKPYFPWLIALTAAGSIFSFFSTRLLKVGKEAHEGESLHG, encoded by the coding sequence TTGGCGAAGACCAAGGGTTATCTCGTCGATACCACCAAGTGTATTGCCTGTCGGGGCTGTGTGGTGGCCTGCAAGCAGTGGAATCAGCTGCCTGCTGAGCAGACCAGATTTACAGGGTCCTACCAGACTGTGCCCGACCTGACGGGAAACACGTTCACCATAATCAGTTTCCATGAGTATGAAGAAGACGGCCGGATACGGTGGTATTTCGCCAAGCGCCAGTGCATGCATTGCCTGGAACCGGTCTGTATGAAAGTCTGCCCTCAGAAGGCCATCTCGATTACCGATACCGGTGCAGTTGTCAGGGATAACGATAAGTGTGTCGGCTGCCAGTACTGTGCCGCAGCCTGTCCCTTCCACATACCGCGCTATAATCCGACAACCGATAAAGAAACCAAATGCTCTCTCTGCGCCGAACGGACGGCAGAAGGGGACTTGCCTGCCTGTGTTAAGGCCTGTATCACCGGGGCGCTCGAGTACGGGAACCGCGATGAGCTGCTGGCGAAGGCCAAGGAACGGGTCAATAACCTCATCGGAGATTATCCCAATGCCAACGTTTACGGTGAAACTCAGGCAGGGGGCACCAACATCCTGTATGTGCTGGCCGATGTTCCAGGCAAGTACGGATTTGAGGAGGACCCGAAGGTCTCTACTGCCATCACTGCCTGGCAGAATGTTATCAAGCCTTACTTCCCGTGGTTGATCGCCCTCACCGCGGCGGGTTCGATTTTCAGCTTCTTCTCGACCCGGCTGCTGAAGGTCGGGAAAGAGGCTCACGAGGGGGAGAGTCTCCATGGCTGA